From the genome of Corallococcus macrosporus DSM 14697:
CCACCCGGGCGGAACCTTCGGGCCGCTCGGCCTGGGCGCTCTCCGGCAGCGACACCGGCGCGGGCGCGGGAGGCCGGCCGTAGGGGAAGTAGTCCTTCAGCTTGAGCATGTGCTTCTCGAAGAGGTTCCAGCTCACCAGCGCCAGCCCCAGCGAGAGCCCCGCGGCCACGACGTAGAACAGCAACTGCATGGGCAGGTCCGAGCCCGCCACCGTCTTCAGCGGCGTCTTCAGCACCGTGCGCCGCAGGATGGCGTCCAGCGGCGAGTGGATGAGGTAGATGGCGTAGCTGTACTTGCCGAAGGTGAGCAGCAGCCGCGTCGTGAGGAAGCGGTGCAGGACGTGGCCCTTGGAGACGGCCACCGCCTTGTACACGCACACGGCGTAGAGGACGGCGATGGCGGTGTAGCCCCCGGTGCGCTTCACCAGCTCGAAGGTGGGGCCCACCGGCAGCACCACCAGGGCCAGCACCACCGGCACCGAGGCCCAGGCCGCCCAGCGCATCCACGGGAAGGCCTTCAGGCCCAGCCCCTCCGGGTGGCGCAGCGCCATGGCCAGCAGGCCGCCCATGGCCAGCGAGTCCACGCGGCAGCACGTCACCACGTAGGTGCTCTCGATGCTGGCCCCGTACAGCGTGAGCCCCACGCGCGCCAGGATGGCCACCGCGATGGTGGCGACGCACAGCCGGATGGCGCCCCGGTACGACACCGCGGCGATGAGGAAGGGCCAGACGATGTAGAACTGCTCCTCGATGGCCAGCGACCACACCACGCCCAGGATGGGGTGCGTCGTGTCCACCCAGAGCTGGTAGAAGTTGGAGAGGTACAGCAGGTACCAGACGGCGCCGTCGGTGGTGATGCGCTCGTCCAGCCCCAGCCGGCCCGCCAGCGACGGCAGCACCAGGAACGACACCGCCAGCGCCAGGTAGTAGAGCGGGAAGATGCGCAGGAAGCGGCGCATGTAGAAGTTGCGGAAGAAGTACGGCTGTCCCTTCGCCTCCCAGAGGATGCCGGTGATGAGGAAGCCGGAGAGGACGAAGAACAGGTCCACGCCCGTCCAGCCGGCGCCGGCCAGCCACCACGTCACGCGCCCCGCCACGCTCTGGTCGCTCAGGTGCGTCGTGTGGAAGAACACCACCAGCAGGACGGCGAGACCTCGCACGCCATCCAGCACGGGCAGGTGGCCCTGCAGGCGCGGAGCGTGCGCCGCGGGCACATCCCCACGGCCAGAGTTCAAGGACATGAAAAGTCTCTTACCAACAACGACTGTCATTCAACAAGACCACCACCCGGCGTGCGTGGGATTGCGGTGCGGGGTGTCCGTCCCGCCACCAGGCAGCCGGGCGCGGGAAAAACGCACGCGCGCGTGAAACTCCCGCGCCGCTCGTGACACCTTGGTGCCGTGGCCCTCCTTTCCGCGGTGAAGATGGTGCTGGCAGGTGCGCCCCCGTCCGACACGGACCGGGAGCGGACGCTGCTGCGCCGCGCGCGCACGGGCGACCCCGTGGCCTTCCGCTGGCTGTTCGAACGGCACGCCGCCGGAGTGTGGCGCTTCCTCAAGGACCTGCTGCGCGACGAGGCCGCGGCGGATGAGGCCACGCAGGAGACCTTCGTCCGCGCCCATGCGCGGCTGGGCGCGCTCCGCGACGAGGACCGGCTGGGCGCGTGGCTCCTGGGCATCGCCCGGCACGTCTACCTGGAGTCGCTGCGACACCGGGGGGTCCACGTGGACATGGACGACGAGGTCCATGGCAGCCAGGTGGAGGCGGTGCTGCCCACGCCCACGCCGGAGGACCTGCTGCTGGACCGGGAGCTGGAGGGGCTGCTGGCGGGCGCGCTGGGGGCGCTGCGCGAGGACCGGCGCGCGGCGCTGCTGCTGCGCATCGACCACGGCCTCCCCTACGAGGAGATTTCAGCGGTGATGGGCTGGTCGCTCCAGAAGGTGAAGAACGAAATCCACCGCGCGCGGCTCCAACTGCGCGAACAGCTCGCCGCGCACGTCGGAGGCAGGCCGTGAGCACTTGTCGCGAAGCCGAACTGGACGCGCTGCTGGCCGGCGAGCTCTCCCCCGAGGACACCGCGCGGGTCCGCGCGCACGCCAACGCCTGCCCCGCCTGTCAGCACGCGCTGAGCTGGCTGCGGGCGGAGCGCGGGTGGATGGCCCAGCGCGCGCGGCGCCTGCCCGCCCGGCCCGCGTTGGACTTCGCCGCGCTGGAGGCCCGGCTGCGCAAGCCCGCGGCGGCGCGGCCCGAGCCGTCGAAGGTGAGCTGGCGGCACTGGGGGAAGATGCTGACCGCCGCGATGGCGTCCGTGGCCTTCGTGGGCCTCACCACCCTCCAGGTGACGCGCGGCCCCAGCCCCGACGAGCGGTGGGCTCACCCCGACACGCTCGCCACCACCTCGCTGACCGTCGACTGGTGTGACGACCCCTCGCGCGAAGCGGTGGCGGCGCTGGAGGCCCGCGTGGGGGCCTGCCTGGTGGCCTCCCCCCTGCTGCCCCTGCGCTGAGACGCACCGCGCGGCGGGCTACGGCGCCGGCGGCGTCAGCAGGCCCTCGGCGTACTCCACGGCCTCCGCCGCCTGCACCAGGCCCTCGCCGTAGTTCGGATCCCACCCGGTGGGCCCCAGGTCCCGGGCCGTCTCGAGCAGGGCGCTGCGCACCATCTCCGCGTCGAGCTGCTCGGGATTCAGGCTCCACACCAGGGCCGCCACGCCGGTCACGTGCGGCGTGGCCATGGAGGTGCCCGTCTGCAGCGTGTAGTCCAGGCCGTTGACGTCCAACGACACCTCCTGTCCCACCATCCCGCGCAGGATGTTGGCCGACTCCAGGGACACGGACACGGTGGGCACCCACCGCGAGGACGGGCCGTTGAGCGTGAAGTTGCCCGCGCCCTCCTCGGCGGTGTGGTTGCCGATGATGACGGCCTTCGCGCCGGCCTGGATGGCGTTGCGCACCTTCTCCTCGAAGAGGATGCCGCCGCCGCGGTCCACGTAGGCGACGAAGCCATCACAGGTGGCGGCCTCTCCACAGTCGGAGATGCTGCCGCCCAGGCCGCAGTCCACCATCCGCCCCGAATAGGCGCCCACGGCCGAGTACTCCAGGGGATTGGACGCGAACTGCTGCCCGCTCGCGGCCACCTCGCCGTACGGCGCTCCTCCGAGGATGGTGGCGCTCAGCACGCCCACGCCGGGGCCCACCAGGTTGGTGCCCTCGCCGTACTGGGAGAAGCTGGCCCACTCCCCCGCGAACGTCACCGCGCCCACGCCCACCACGGAGTCGTACCGGGCCGGGTAGGCCACCTTGTTCGCTCCCGAGTTCCCCGTCGCCGCGATGGCCAGCACGCCATTCGCCCTGGCCAGGTCGAAGGCCTCCTTCTCGGCCGTGTTCTCCGACGAGGCGCCCAGCGACAGCGACACGATGTTCGCCCCCTGCTGCTGGCACCACTCGAGCGCGGCGATGACGTCGTCGGTGTTGCCCGAGCCACGCTCATTCAGCACGCGCGCGATGAGCAGCGACGTGGTGGGGGCCACGCCCACCGTGCCGTTGGGGTCATCACCCAGGCGCACGCGGCCGCCCGCGCCCAACTGCGCGGCGATGGTGGCCGCGGTGTGCGTGCCGTGACCGCCGCCCCACAGCAGCACGTTGCCCGCCACGTCGACCTGCGCGTCCAGCGCCAGCGCGTTGGCGGAGCCGCTGATGAAGTCCTTGCCGCCGATGAAGGCCGCTTGGAGCTCCGGGTGGCGGTTGTCCCAGCCACTGTCGATGACACACACCTTGATGCCCGTGCCCGAAGGCCGGCCCTCGTCGAGGACGCCGTCGTTGTTCGCGTCCCAGACCTGGTTGGCCTGCACCATCTTCAGGCCCTCGGTGTACTCGCCCACGGAGCCGACGGTGTTGGGCGCCGGCCGCGGCTCGGCGCCCAGGAGCGCCTGCGCGGGCAACGGCGGCCGCGACAGGCCCAGGGCATGCACCTTGCGGTTGGGCGACACCGACACCACGTCCGGATTCCGGGCGAGCGCCTCGCGCGCCTCGGGTGACAGCCGCGCGGACAGCATGTTCAGCGAGGGGATGCGCCGCCTCACGACGCCCCCGGCGCGCGTCACCTCGTCGGCGAAGGCGTCCGTGTTGGCCTGGGCGGTGGCGAAGACGCGCTGGCGGAAGGAGATGATGACGTCCTGCGCGCCATCCTCCGCCGGCAGGGCCGCGGAGCTGTACGCGGCGGACGAGCTCATCGGTGGCAGGGACATCGCCTCGGTGCCGGGGCACGGCTCGGGCTTGTCATCCGAACCACCACATGCCATCAGCCCACCGACCAGACCCAGCCAGGCGTAACGCTTCATTTCACGCTCCTCGAGTGCCCCGTCCAGCAGGCGTCGCACGGCACGGCGCGGCTGGTGGATTTCCAGGGACGCGCGTGAACGGAAGGACACCTGCATCCGTTCCCGGAGCGCAAGTTAACCACGTCGGAGCACCAACCGCTCGCGCCCCTGTTCGCGGCAGGACGCGCGGGGCGGGCAGCCGTCGGATGTGGGCGTGCGGCACCGGACGCTCCCATCGAGGGAGCGTCCGCCCCTTCACGCCTCGGCCGGGTCCACGCCGAAGACGCGGAGCGCGTCGGCGGCGTACACGTCGAGCTGCCGCTGCGTCTCCGCGGCGTCCCAGCCCAGCCGGGGCGCCATGACCTCGGCCGCCACGCGCGCCGCGGCGTGGCCCTGGTCGCGCGTCTCGAAGGCCACCTTGAGACGGCGGATGAGCAGGTCCGACAGCGTGTGCACCAGCTCGTGGGTGACGCCCCAGGCGGCCTCGGCGGCCCGGTAGGGCAGGCCCTCGGCCAGCGGCCTGGCCAGCGACGTGTCCTCCTGGGTGAGGGCCCACACGCGGCGCCAGCGGCTGCCGTAGGCGCGCACCAGGTGGACGGCCGTGGCGTCGTCCCCCACCTCGGCGCGCGCCGCGGCGAACTCGGCGTCCAGCGCGCGGATGTCGCCGCCGGGCAGGGGCAGCGAGTCCGTGGGCGAGCGGCGACGAGGCTGCCCCAGGCGGCGCTCCACCGCGTCCACCACGTCGCGCGCCATGACGCGGTAGGTGGTGAGCTTGCCCCCGCTGATGGCGAGCACCCCGGACGGGCTCACGTCGATGGCGTGCTCCCGGCTGGCGCTGCCCGCGTCGGCCTGCGTGCCGTGATAGCCGCTGGCCACCAGGGGCCGGATGCCGGCCCACGCGCTCACCACGTCCGCGCGGGTGAGGCGCGCCTCGGGGAAGAAGGCGTTGGCGGACTCCAGCAGGTAGGCCACGTCGCTCTCGCTGGCGCGGACCTCCGCGGGGTGCGCGCGCGTGGCCGTCTCCGTGGTGCCGATGATGGTGAAGTTGCCGGCGGGCAGCACGAACATGACCCGGCCGTCCTTGGGGGACAGCAGCGTGAAGGCGTCGCGGTGATTCACGCGCTCGCGCGGCACGGCGAGGTGGACACCCTTGCTGCCGCGCACGGCCGGGCTCGTCCCATCCGGCGCATCCAGCCGGCGGATTTCATCGCTCCACGGGCCCGTGGCGTTGACGATGACCCGGGCGCGCACGGTGACCTCCTCGCCGGTGAGGTGGTCCACCACCGTGGCGCCGCGCGCC
Proteins encoded in this window:
- a CDS encoding RNA polymerase sigma factor, with amino-acid sequence MALLSAVKMVLAGAPPSDTDRERTLLRRARTGDPVAFRWLFERHAAGVWRFLKDLLRDEAAADEATQETFVRAHARLGALRDEDRLGAWLLGIARHVYLESLRHRGVHVDMDDEVHGSQVEAVLPTPTPEDLLLDRELEGLLAGALGALREDRRAALLLRIDHGLPYEEISAVMGWSLQKVKNEIHRARLQLREQLAAHVGGRP
- a CDS encoding S8 family serine peptidase, translated to MKRYAWLGLVGGLMACGGSDDKPEPCPGTEAMSLPPMSSSAAYSSAALPAEDGAQDVIISFRQRVFATAQANTDAFADEVTRAGGVVRRRIPSLNMLSARLSPEAREALARNPDVVSVSPNRKVHALGLSRPPLPAQALLGAEPRPAPNTVGSVGEYTEGLKMVQANQVWDANNDGVLDEGRPSGTGIKVCVIDSGWDNRHPELQAAFIGGKDFISGSANALALDAQVDVAGNVLLWGGGHGTHTAATIAAQLGAGGRVRLGDDPNGTVGVAPTTSLLIARVLNERGSGNTDDVIAALEWCQQQGANIVSLSLGASSENTAEKEAFDLARANGVLAIAATGNSGANKVAYPARYDSVVGVGAVTFAGEWASFSQYGEGTNLVGPGVGVLSATILGGAPYGEVAASGQQFASNPLEYSAVGAYSGRMVDCGLGGSISDCGEAATCDGFVAYVDRGGGILFEEKVRNAIQAGAKAVIIGNHTAEEGAGNFTLNGPSSRWVPTVSVSLESANILRGMVGQEVSLDVNGLDYTLQTGTSMATPHVTGVAALVWSLNPEQLDAEMVRSALLETARDLGPTGWDPNYGEGLVQAAEAVEYAEGLLTPPAP
- a CDS encoding acyltransferase family protein, producing the protein MSLNSGRGDVPAAHAPRLQGHLPVLDGVRGLAVLLVVFFHTTHLSDQSVAGRVTWWLAGAGWTGVDLFFVLSGFLITGILWEAKGQPYFFRNFYMRRFLRIFPLYYLALAVSFLVLPSLAGRLGLDERITTDGAVWYLLYLSNFYQLWVDTTHPILGVVWSLAIEEQFYIVWPFLIAAVSYRGAIRLCVATIAVAILARVGLTLYGASIESTYVVTCCRVDSLAMGGLLAMALRHPEGLGLKAFPWMRWAAWASVPVVLALVVLPVGPTFELVKRTGGYTAIAVLYAVCVYKAVAVSKGHVLHRFLTTRLLLTFGKYSYAIYLIHSPLDAILRRTVLKTPLKTVAGSDLPMQLLFYVVAAGLSLGLALVSWNLFEKHMLKLKDYFPYGRPPAPAPVSLPESAQAERPEGSARVA
- a CDS encoding anti-sigma factor family protein, encoding MSTCREAELDALLAGELSPEDTARVRAHANACPACQHALSWLRAERGWMAQRARRLPARPALDFAALEARLRKPAAARPEPSKVSWRHWGKMLTAAMASVAFVGLTTLQVTRGPSPDERWAHPDTLATTSLTVDWCDDPSREAVAALEARVGACLVASPLLPLR
- the glpD gene encoding glycerol-3-phosphate dehydrogenase; protein product: MRSESAALSRVASEAVAPPPPSRAERLRALATEPFDVLIIGGGVTGAGSARDAALRGLKVALVEREDFASGTSSRSSRLIHGGLRYLEHGHLGLVFESSIERQRLLRLAPHLVRPLAFIWPVYAGARVPRWKLNAGLMLYDALSLFRNVKGYRRLNARQVHAAEPGLRTDHLKGGARYYDAATDDARLTLANAVGASEAGATVLNHASVKGLVLEQGQARGATVVDHLTGEEVTVRARVIVNATGPWSDEIRRLDAPDGTSPAVRGSKGVHLAVPRERVNHRDAFTLLSPKDGRVMFVLPAGNFTIIGTTETATRAHPAEVRASESDVAYLLESANAFFPEARLTRADVVSAWAGIRPLVASGYHGTQADAGSASREHAIDVSPSGVLAISGGKLTTYRVMARDVVDAVERRLGQPRRRSPTDSLPLPGGDIRALDAEFAAARAEVGDDATAVHLVRAYGSRWRRVWALTQEDTSLARPLAEGLPYRAAEAAWGVTHELVHTLSDLLIRRLKVAFETRDQGHAAARVAAEVMAPRLGWDAAETQRQLDVYAADALRVFGVDPAEA